Sequence from the Ostrea edulis chromosome 8, xbOstEdul1.1, whole genome shotgun sequence genome:
TCCAGTAATGGATACTACACAGGGGGTCACTTAGCtgtttcaaatgtttattcGTCTCTATCACCGTGATATTGAAGTATCTACATGACGCAAATTGCATGCGGCGAATCAACTGGCCAATGATGACTAATCTGACCCCGACTCCATCACAAAGATATTGTGTGATTGAAATTATATCCTCAGCTAATTTCTTACTGTTCGTAGTTGCAGCAATATCATTCTCGCCGATTTGCAAAAACACAATATCAGGGACAATGTCAAAACATAGAAGTTCGGAGCTCGAATCACATCTCCTCGATTTCAGTCCTCCTTTGCCTCTGAAAGTGATATTGAATGTACCTGGATCCAAATCCACATTTTCAGTCCCTGTCCGCGCACAATACGGTATGAGgaacaagacgtgaatattttttgttggcacaacgactttgccaaaaaaaaaaacccccagtagaatttgtccatgtactttttcaaacaagcacttggacaaagacgtagataaactgcgaaaaaatggttctatcgaagttacgcactgttacatataggcctatgGCATATGATTTCCGTTCTTCTCTCAATTTCAATACACACTCTCaacaactgaccttcaccttgtaacaacatataggcagaactttgctagcagtgtctaccaactggtagtttaaaaaaagaaatttaaagataaaagataattgaactttcaattataaataataaaatataatatttcccaactttgaattgaattataatgctttcatttttttaaggaacgcgtacgtgtttacaacaacatcacaccgcgctcccacttcctaagtaacaatgtacgtgtagataacaaaataatgattaataaaattgcttgaataaaataatttaaaagtattgtgattttcataataagtttgatcattattattattttcgaaatgcacccgtgacagtaggcctagttgtcaatgatacataatcgtatcataatttaggcctatgtaaaacttgtacggtaccaattttgatgcaccagatgcggatttagacaaataatgtctcttcagtgatgctcaaccgaaatgtttgaaatccgaaataactgaagttttagagctaaatatagccaaaaattctacaaaaataaatttaataataatttaactgtttattttagaaaaacaacaacgctaattacagttgtttacagaaatggcattaccaaattgtgtttagacagtgatacCATGGAAacatttactcgcaaatttatgcagatttcatactcgctttccttgctatatttgggtcgctatttgtatgcactggtggctaaaagatataagactcggggaaatttgtcaacatcgaaataaatgttatcgatggtaaataaattaggcccctaaaccccgagtttttaaatatatctaacactacttttacaagttgatcgacgaaggtcgcatatgatgTCACTGTatcacgtgactacctatctaattaactaggtttttttgaaatcggggcttagatttaagtccgtattgtggctaattatcgcaatacttcagcgaacgaactattacaataaatttctataagcataaggaagacaaaatgtatataattctgtatactttgaaaacacgagatgtgtcctttaagatgTACGTGGCCTTCGTGAAACAGTCGGCCGTCAACGGCAGCTACGAGGGAAATCCTTTCAACTTTCAAAACCTCAATCTGTCCGAAATCGTCGTGACCGTCAACGGAGAACCCACGCCCGTCCGCCCCCTGAAAATGGACTTTGGCGACGATGGAAATTACGTCACCGCACTCTGGCGACGATGGAAATTACGTCACCGCACTCTGTAACCTGTATCAAGCTTCCGAAAAATGGTACAAGGACGACGGCCTGATCATCGACCGCGACCAGTTTTCCAAAGGCTATGCCATTTATGCCTTCGACCTTGACCCCAACGACTTGGACGAGGGGTATATAAACCTGGTCCATCAGGCCAACGTCGGAGTGTACGCTCGATTCGCCTCGCCCACTGCATAGACCGTGAGTGCCCCGGCCTTCCGTGAATATCCGGGGTTGTTCCTCGTCGATCAAGCCAGAGATACGACTGATGTAGACATGGATACGGTTCAGGTACTACATCTGGCAGAGACGTTGCCGGGGTTGAAACTTAACTTTCGAGGGGTGTTTGCCTCCGACACACTGTCTGCACGTGTTCGACAGTTTCCGTCGGCTTTCGTCTGCAACACGGACCCCACCGACAAGAAGGGGACGCATTGGGTCGCTCACTGGTTAGACAACGCCGACGAATGTGAATTTTACGACAGTTTCGGAAGATTGCCAGAAGAGTACGAAGATCGTCTGAGACTTTATCGATCGCAACGCCCTTCTCTGTCTCTACAACGACGTGCAAGTACAACCGTCATTTGATTCGGCAAAAATTACAGGAGTCATGGAACTTTTGTGCTTTAacttttttgcggcggtgggggacatggctacgtgtagcaaaTCTTGTATTCATGACAGGGCATAAAAATACTGTCAAAGTTCAAGTTGCAGCCAGGcataagaaaaacaataaatatcTAATTTTCAAGAGTACCTTTCAAACGAAAATGATAACTGATTGAAACTTctgagtgtttttgtttgttttgatgttttctgccacactcaacaatttttcagttatatggtggcgcccagtttttattggtggaagagagaacccaggtacaatgtatctgggaagagatctccaccgaccttccgaaagtaaactgggaactttctcacttaccggcacgagcgggattcgaacatTCGGCAAACCTCGGCCGATTCCGGTACCCTACATCTAACCTCGGCTGTATGATAGAATGTAATATCCCACTACGCTGGGCTTTTGCGATGCGGTCGCCTGTTTACTCAATCGGAAAATCTGACGCAACAGTAATAAGTTTTTATAATGGCGTCTTTTGATGGATGTTTACAGTTTGCGGTACAGCATTGTCccattttatatgaaaaatcgTTTAAACTGAAAGAAAAACAGCTGCAGACTTTGAAAGCTGTATACGAAAGAAATGACTGTATATCCGTATTGCCAACAGGTTACGGAAAAAGTGTGATTTTTCACATGTTACCGTGGTTTGCACATTACCTGCATAATAAAGACAAACCAATGATTGTGATAGTTGTGTGTCCGTTAAATTCTATTATGCAAGATCAAGTTCTTTCTCTTAGAAAGGCAGGAATAAATGCATGCACCATTAGCATCACCGGTatgtaactctctctctctctctctctctctctctctctctctctctctctctctatatatatattatacacataTATGTGGTTTTAAGTCAATCAGTGTTGGAAGTTTGGTCATGCATATACTACCATAATGCATTTCGTAATTATTGTTGTGTGGAAATGTCTAAAAGTTACATGACATTACCTTTTAAAAGTTtacaataaattttttttttttttcaaaaataacacATGAACTCATTGCATGTAGGCACACATGGCATTGCTTTTGATGAAACAAAT
This genomic interval carries:
- the LOC125662986 gene encoding uncharacterized protein LOC125662986, with the translated sequence MSPTAAKKLKHKSSMTPVIFAESNDGFFGKVVVPTKNIHVLFLIPYCARTGTENVDLDPGTFNITFRGKGGLKSRRCDSSSELLCFDIVPDIVFLQIGENDIAATTNSKKLAEDIISITQYLCDGVGVRLVIIGQLIRRMQFASCRYFNITVIETNKHLKQLSDPLCSIHYWRHRGFWNDLHYLGPDGVHLLCTPDEDEPMRTYRRSIRNAVILLSKLIKPV